One Colius striatus isolate bColStr4 chromosome 8, bColStr4.1.hap1, whole genome shotgun sequence genomic region harbors:
- the SFXN4 gene encoding sideroflexin-4 isoform X4 produces MDANLRFWREEGQTFFQRFLLWADALDPLLLLKPADEIRRNRLLLESSGKTEKPLQNDQVVASSLQLQAKQAFFCQFAFHMYNTGFALVHGNGTAKCEDYILQQKQIFCGLGAISYAAVVGALPLIFMNRYTLKSPLAELVVKKLLPAPLLGLMSAFTVAVVRSPEFENGIEVMDRNGKIVGVSQKAGEKAVKETALSRAVLFGTTFSLPSVLTSFVGRAKFAKTPRTLALVRLLVLTSVLTGMLPASLSMFSQCGEIKRADLEPEIQASTEETVLFYNKGI; encoded by the exons ATGGACGCCAACCTGCGGTTCTGGAGGGAGGAGGGACAG aCGTTTTTCCAGAGGTTTCTTCTGTGGGCGGACGCCTTAGacccgctgctgctgctgaagcccGCC GAtgaaataagaagaaacagactATTATTAGAAAGCAGTGGAAAGACTGAAAAGCCTTTACAGAATGATCAG GTTGTTGCTTCATCTCTTCAACTCCAGGCCAAGCAAGCTTTTTTTTGCCAG TTTGCGTTTCACATGTACAACACAGGATTCGCCCTAGTCCATGGCAATGGTACTGCAAAGTGTGAA GATTACATACTGCAACAAAAGCAGATCTTCTGTGGCTTGGGAGCCATTTCCTACGCAGCAGTTGTTGGT GCTCTTCCTCTTATCTTCATGAATCGTTACACGTTGAAGAGTCCGTTAGCGGAACTAGTTGTCAAAAAACTTTTACCTGCTCCTCTTCTTG GCTTGATGAGTGCATTTACTGTGGCAGTGGTGAGAAGCCCAGAGTTTGAGAATGGAATCGAAGTGATGGACAGGAATGGCAAAATTGTAGGAGTGTCACAGAAGGCTGGTGAGAAG GCCGTTAAAGAAACAGCATTGTCAAGAGCAGTCTTGTTTGGGACAACATTCTCCCTGCCAAGTGTGCTTACGAGCTTTGTGGGAAG AGCAAAATTTGCAAAAACTCCACGAACTTTGGCTTTAGTGAGACTGCTTGTGCTGACATCAGTACTGACAGGGATGCTGCCAGCCTCGCTCAGTATGTTCTCGCAGTGTGGGGAG
- the SFXN4 gene encoding sideroflexin-4 isoform X1 encodes MDANLRFWREEGQTFFQRFLLWADALDPLLLLKPADEIRRNRLLLESSGKTEKPLQNDQTKQAFLLSLSSVHPDTDKIIPIMFRPPAFMPICLPLVVASSLQLQAKQAFFCQFAFHMYNTGFALVHGNGTAKCEDYILQQKQIFCGLGAISYAAVVGALPLIFMNRYTLKSPLAELVVKKLLPAPLLGLMSAFTVAVVRSPEFENGIEVMDRNGKIVGVSQKAGEKAVKETALSRAVLFGTTFSLPSVLTSFVGRAKFAKTPRTLALVRLLVLTSVLTGMLPASLSMFSQCGEIKRADLEPEIQASTEETVLFYNKGI; translated from the exons ATGGACGCCAACCTGCGGTTCTGGAGGGAGGAGGGACAG aCGTTTTTCCAGAGGTTTCTTCTGTGGGCGGACGCCTTAGacccgctgctgctgctgaagcccGCC GAtgaaataagaagaaacagactATTATTAGAAAGCAGTGGAAAGACTGAAAAGCCTTTACAGAATGATCAG ACAAAACAAGCCTTCCTGCTGAGCCTG tcCAGTGTACATCCTGATACAGACAAGATCATTCCTATTATGTTTAGACCTCCGG ccTTCATGCCCATATGTCTTCCATTG GTTGTTGCTTCATCTCTTCAACTCCAGGCCAAGCAAGCTTTTTTTTGCCAG TTTGCGTTTCACATGTACAACACAGGATTCGCCCTAGTCCATGGCAATGGTACTGCAAAGTGTGAA GATTACATACTGCAACAAAAGCAGATCTTCTGTGGCTTGGGAGCCATTTCCTACGCAGCAGTTGTTGGT GCTCTTCCTCTTATCTTCATGAATCGTTACACGTTGAAGAGTCCGTTAGCGGAACTAGTTGTCAAAAAACTTTTACCTGCTCCTCTTCTTG GCTTGATGAGTGCATTTACTGTGGCAGTGGTGAGAAGCCCAGAGTTTGAGAATGGAATCGAAGTGATGGACAGGAATGGCAAAATTGTAGGAGTGTCACAGAAGGCTGGTGAGAAG GCCGTTAAAGAAACAGCATTGTCAAGAGCAGTCTTGTTTGGGACAACATTCTCCCTGCCAAGTGTGCTTACGAGCTTTGTGGGAAG AGCAAAATTTGCAAAAACTCCACGAACTTTGGCTTTAGTGAGACTGCTTGTGCTGACATCAGTACTGACAGGGATGCTGCCAGCCTCGCTCAGTATGTTCTCGCAGTGTGGGGAG
- the SFXN4 gene encoding sideroflexin-4 isoform X3: MTLNILWVMKLSFRNCDDSNILTKDEIRRNRLLLESSGKTEKPLQNDQTKQAFLLSLSSVHPDTDKIIPIMFRPPAFMPICLPLVVASSLQLQAKQAFFCQFAFHMYNTGFALVHGNGTAKCEDYILQQKQIFCGLGAISYAAVVGALPLIFMNRYTLKSPLAELVVKKLLPAPLLGLMSAFTVAVVRSPEFENGIEVMDRNGKIVGVSQKAGEKAVKETALSRAVLFGTTFSLPSVLTSFVGRAKFAKTPRTLALVRLLVLTSVLTGMLPASLSMFSQCGEIKRADLEPEIQASTEETVLFYNKGI, encoded by the exons ATGACACTGAACATCTTATGGGTCATGAAGCTTAGCTTCAGGAACTGTGATGACAGCAACATTCTGACGAAG GAtgaaataagaagaaacagactATTATTAGAAAGCAGTGGAAAGACTGAAAAGCCTTTACAGAATGATCAG ACAAAACAAGCCTTCCTGCTGAGCCTG tcCAGTGTACATCCTGATACAGACAAGATCATTCCTATTATGTTTAGACCTCCGG ccTTCATGCCCATATGTCTTCCATTG GTTGTTGCTTCATCTCTTCAACTCCAGGCCAAGCAAGCTTTTTTTTGCCAG TTTGCGTTTCACATGTACAACACAGGATTCGCCCTAGTCCATGGCAATGGTACTGCAAAGTGTGAA GATTACATACTGCAACAAAAGCAGATCTTCTGTGGCTTGGGAGCCATTTCCTACGCAGCAGTTGTTGGT GCTCTTCCTCTTATCTTCATGAATCGTTACACGTTGAAGAGTCCGTTAGCGGAACTAGTTGTCAAAAAACTTTTACCTGCTCCTCTTCTTG GCTTGATGAGTGCATTTACTGTGGCAGTGGTGAGAAGCCCAGAGTTTGAGAATGGAATCGAAGTGATGGACAGGAATGGCAAAATTGTAGGAGTGTCACAGAAGGCTGGTGAGAAG GCCGTTAAAGAAACAGCATTGTCAAGAGCAGTCTTGTTTGGGACAACATTCTCCCTGCCAAGTGTGCTTACGAGCTTTGTGGGAAG AGCAAAATTTGCAAAAACTCCACGAACTTTGGCTTTAGTGAGACTGCTTGTGCTGACATCAGTACTGACAGGGATGCTGCCAGCCTCGCTCAGTATGTTCTCGCAGTGTGGGGAG
- the PRDX3 gene encoding thioredoxin-dependent peroxide reductase, mitochondrial: MAAALGRLLRAAVPAAAAGRRLTAQPLPCARRQLSLGSSRFAPAVTQHAPFFKGTAVVNGEFKELSLDDFKGKYLVLFFYPLDFTFVCPTEIVAFSNKANEFRDVNCDVVAVSVDSHFCHLAWINTPRKSGGLGKMNIPVLSDLTKQISRDYGVLLEGPGIALRGLFIIDPNGIIKHLSINDLPVGRSVEETLRLVKAFQYVETHGEVCPANWTPDSPTIKPTPEASKEYFEKVHK; encoded by the exons ATGGCCGCCGCGCTGGGAAGGCTCCTTCGGGCCGCC GtgcccgccgccgctgccgggAGGAGGCTGACggcgcagcccctgccctgcgcCCGCCGCCAGCTCAGCCTCG GCTCCTCGCGGTTTGCGCCAGCAGTTACACAACACGCCCCCTTTTTTAAGGGAACGGCCGTGGTTAACGGAGAGTTCAAGGAGCTGAGCCTGGATGACTTCAAGGGGAAATACCTGGTTCTCTTCTTCTATCCCCTGGACTT CACCTTTGTCTGCCCCACAGAAATTGTGGCTTTCAGCAACAAAGCAAATGAATTTCGTGACGTGAACTGTGACGTGGTGGCAGTTTCTGTGGATTCTCATTTTTGTCATCTGGCCTGGATAAACACACCACGAAAG AGCGGCGGTTTGGGCAAGATGAATATTCCAGTTCTGTCAGACCTCACCAAGCAGATCTCCCGGGACTATGGGGTGCTGCTTGAAGGACCTGGCATAGCACTAAG AGGTCTCTTCATCATTGATCCAAACGGCATCATCAAGCATCTGAGTATCAACGATCTCCCAGTTGGCCGCAGCGTGGAAGAGACGCTGCGCTTAGTGAAAGCATTCCAGTATGTGGAAACCCACGGCGAGGTTTGCCCGGCCAACTGGACTCCAGACTCCCCTACA ATCAAACCAACCCCAGAAGCTTCTAaagaatattttgagaaagTGCATAAATAA